A DNA window from Sphingomonas profundi contains the following coding sequences:
- a CDS encoding HpcH/HpaI aldolase/citrate lyase family protein: MKLRSLLFVPGDSERKFAKARGIGADVLILDLEDAVAPSRKDEARATVATLLDDTAPRDFAFFVRVNPFDTGLTLADMAAVVKPGLDGLLIPKANGAHDIAQIGHYLDALEQKAGMAIGTVRLMVVATETPAAMFALGSYAPVHPRLVGLTWGAEDLAAAIGATGNKGDDGSWTFPYQVARAQCLFAAASAGVAPLDTLYADFRDDAGLERSCRDARRDGFVGRIAIHPDQVATINRCFSPSDAEIAEARLIVDAFAAQPDAGTLGIGGKMYDIPHLKAARRTLATVGE, encoded by the coding sequence ATGAAGCTGCGTTCGCTCCTGTTCGTGCCGGGCGACAGCGAACGCAAGTTCGCCAAGGCCCGCGGCATCGGTGCCGACGTGCTGATCCTCGATCTGGAGGATGCGGTGGCGCCGTCGCGCAAGGACGAGGCCCGCGCGACGGTGGCCACGCTGCTGGACGACACCGCGCCCCGCGATTTCGCCTTCTTCGTGCGGGTCAATCCGTTCGATACCGGGCTGACGCTGGCGGACATGGCGGCGGTGGTGAAGCCGGGCCTCGACGGCCTGCTGATCCCCAAGGCCAATGGCGCCCACGATATCGCACAGATCGGCCACTATCTCGACGCGCTGGAGCAGAAAGCGGGGATGGCGATCGGCACCGTCAGGCTGATGGTCGTCGCGACAGAGACGCCGGCGGCGATGTTCGCGCTCGGCAGCTACGCGCCGGTGCATCCGCGCCTCGTCGGGTTGACCTGGGGCGCCGAGGATCTCGCCGCCGCGATCGGCGCGACCGGCAACAAGGGCGACGACGGAAGCTGGACCTTTCCCTATCAGGTCGCCCGCGCGCAATGCCTGTTCGCCGCCGCATCGGCCGGCGTCGCGCCGCTGGACACGCTCTACGCCGATTTCCGCGACGATGCCGGCCTGGAGCGATCGTGCCGGGACGCCCGCCGCGACGGCTTCGTCGGCCGGATAGCGATCCACCCCGATCAGGTCGCCACGATCAACCGCTGCTTCTCGCCGTCCGACGCGGAGATCGCGGAGGCGCGCCTGATCGTCGACGCCTTTGCCGCGCAGCCGGATGCCGGCACGCTCGGCATCGGCGGCAAGATGTACGACATCCCCCATCTCAAGGCCGCCAGGCGCACGCTGGCCACCGTCGGAGAATGA
- a CDS encoding nitronate monooxygenase: protein MFIASTADLVIAQCRAGIIGSMPALNPRSTAALDEDIARIREAVGGAPYCINLVAHRSNDRLHADLDVILRHKVPIVVLALAANADLVRALQANGSLVFQDVIKDRHARKCAEMGVDGIIAIGAGAGGHTGDLSPFALMQEIRRWWDGLLILSGCIATGRSVLAAEVLGADLAYIGSAFLASTEANTQAAFKQMIVDSAAKDIALTNCFTGVNANFLIPSIRENGLDPAALVRAEGAEISIAGGGSNSKAWRDIWSAGQGIGAVTRSEPAADYIDWLVADYAEARAAMGMTA from the coding sequence ATGTTTATCGCATCGACCGCCGATCTGGTGATCGCGCAGTGCCGCGCCGGCATCATCGGCTCCATGCCCGCGCTCAATCCGCGCAGCACCGCCGCGCTCGACGAGGATATCGCACGTATCCGCGAGGCCGTGGGCGGGGCGCCCTACTGCATCAACCTCGTCGCGCACCGCTCCAACGATCGCCTCCATGCCGATCTCGATGTCATCCTGCGCCACAAGGTGCCGATCGTCGTCCTGGCACTCGCCGCCAACGCCGATCTGGTCAGGGCGCTACAGGCCAATGGTTCGCTGGTCTTCCAGGATGTCATCAAGGACCGGCATGCGCGCAAGTGCGCCGAGATGGGCGTGGACGGCATCATCGCGATCGGCGCGGGCGCCGGCGGTCATACCGGCGATCTCTCACCCTTCGCGCTGATGCAGGAGATACGGCGCTGGTGGGATGGGCTGCTCATCCTGTCCGGCTGTATCGCCACCGGCCGATCGGTGCTGGCCGCGGAGGTGCTCGGTGCGGATCTCGCTTATATCGGCTCCGCCTTCCTCGCCAGCACAGAGGCGAACACGCAGGCCGCCTTCAAGCAGATGATCGTCGACAGCGCCGCCAAGGATATCGCGCTGACCAACTGCTTTACCGGCGTGAACGCCAATTTCCTGATCCCGTCGATCCGGGAGAACGGGCTCGATCCGGCGGCGCTGGTGCGCGCGGAGGGCGCCGAAATCAGCATCGCCGGTGGCGGTTCGAACAGCAAGGCGTGGCGCGATATCTGGAGCGCGGGCCAGGGGATCGGCGCGGTGACGCGATCGGAACCGGCGGCCGACTATATCGACTGGCTCGTCGCCGACTATGCAGAGGCGCGCGCGGCGATGGGCATGACGGCCTGA
- a CDS encoding SDR family NAD(P)-dependent oxidoreductase, whose protein sequence is MGMMDGKVALVTGAGRGVGRGIALDLARAGAAVVVNDLGVALDGSGADEGSPAEQVAAEIVAMGGRAVANHDSVAEWAGGCAMVKTAIDHFGRIDAVVNNAGNLRDVLFHKMTPDDFDAVLAVHLRGSFHTSRAAAPYFKEQASGAFVHMTSTSGLVGNMGQANYAAAKLGIVGLSKSIALDMQRFNVRSNAVAPFAWTRMVSSIPNETPEQQKRVEGLKKLVAEKIAPFVVALCADEGARVTGQIFGVRNNEIYLFSQPRPIRTAHTAEGWTPEAIAERVFDQFANDFYPLHRSGDVFTWDPV, encoded by the coding sequence ATGGGAATGATGGACGGCAAGGTCGCGCTCGTCACCGGCGCCGGGCGCGGCGTCGGGCGCGGCATCGCGCTTGATCTCGCGCGTGCCGGCGCGGCGGTGGTGGTCAACGATCTCGGCGTCGCGCTTGACGGCAGCGGCGCAGACGAGGGATCGCCGGCCGAGCAGGTCGCCGCCGAGATCGTCGCGATGGGCGGCCGGGCGGTCGCCAATCACGACAGCGTCGCCGAGTGGGCCGGCGGCTGCGCGATGGTGAAGACGGCGATTGACCATTTCGGAAGGATCGATGCCGTCGTGAACAATGCCGGCAATCTGCGCGACGTGCTGTTCCACAAGATGACGCCCGACGATTTCGACGCGGTGCTGGCCGTGCATCTGAGGGGCAGCTTCCACACCAGCCGCGCCGCCGCGCCCTATTTCAAGGAGCAGGCGTCGGGCGCGTTCGTCCACATGACGTCCACCTCGGGGCTGGTCGGCAACATGGGCCAGGCGAACTACGCGGCGGCCAAGCTCGGTATCGTCGGCCTCTCCAAGTCGATCGCGCTCGACATGCAGCGGTTCAACGTCCGCTCCAACGCGGTCGCGCCGTTCGCCTGGACGCGCATGGTGAGTTCGATCCCCAACGAGACGCCCGAACAGCAGAAGCGCGTTGAGGGCCTGAAGAAGCTCGTCGCGGAAAAGATCGCGCCGTTCGTCGTGGCGCTCTGCGCGGATGAGGGCGCGCGGGTGACGGGCCAGATCTTCGGCGTTCGCAACAACGAGATCTACCTCTTCTCGCAGCCGCGCCCGATCCGCACCGCGCACACCGCCGAGGGCTGGACGCCTGAGGCGATCGCCGAGCGGGTGTTCGATCAGTTCGCCAATGATTTCTATCCGCTGCATCGATCGGGCGACGTCTTCACCTGGGATCCGGTATGA
- a CDS encoding phosphotransferase family protein → MRDIEPAVAAVLDRRRLRKAAGVYRARTEDDVQARLNAFLAEEAPGARADALQRMGGGASKEQFSFTIADGEHAGRYVLRMEPAQSISESDRRREFEILDVFRGIVPAPEPVWLDAEGDRLGQPGAIMRFVGGVTKPSHNGRTVSGLGTLLGADLRERIGPQFIDHLVAIHALDWRTAHLPTFQVPDADPQQAARWQLNWWAQVWREDRVHPIPAVAMAERWMRENLPAAHELVLVHGDYRTGNYLFDEESGEIVAVLDWELAHIGDFHEDLAWAMQRAFGAYEDGAYRASGLYPREEMIARYEAASGRRVDRRTLRFYEVLAAYKTIIIVLATGLRSARDHHNHQDVLLTWIAPAGHIFHAEMCDLLRQEIAS, encoded by the coding sequence ATGCGGGACATCGAGCCGGCCGTCGCCGCGGTCCTGGACAGGCGCCGGCTGCGCAAGGCCGCCGGTGTCTATCGCGCGCGCACCGAGGATGATGTCCAGGCGCGTCTCAACGCCTTTCTTGCCGAGGAGGCGCCGGGTGCGCGCGCCGATGCGCTGCAGCGGATGGGCGGCGGGGCGTCGAAGGAGCAGTTCAGCTTTACCATCGCCGATGGCGAGCATGCGGGCCGCTATGTGCTGCGCATGGAGCCGGCGCAATCGATTTCCGAATCGGATCGTCGCCGCGAGTTTGAGATACTGGACGTCTTTCGCGGCATCGTGCCTGCGCCCGAACCCGTCTGGCTCGACGCCGAGGGCGACAGGCTCGGTCAGCCGGGGGCGATCATGCGCTTCGTCGGCGGCGTCACGAAGCCGAGCCATAACGGCCGAACGGTCTCCGGGCTGGGCACGTTGCTGGGCGCTGACCTGCGTGAGCGGATCGGCCCGCAGTTCATCGATCATCTGGTCGCGATCCACGCGCTCGACTGGCGGACCGCGCATCTGCCGACGTTCCAGGTGCCCGATGCCGATCCGCAGCAGGCCGCGCGCTGGCAGCTGAACTGGTGGGCGCAGGTCTGGCGCGAGGATCGCGTCCACCCGATCCCGGCGGTCGCGATGGCCGAGCGCTGGATGCGCGAGAATCTTCCCGCCGCACACGAACTGGTGCTGGTCCACGGCGACTATCGCACCGGCAACTACCTGTTCGACGAGGAGAGCGGCGAGATCGTCGCGGTGCTCGACTGGGAACTTGCCCATATCGGCGATTTTCACGAGGACCTGGCCTGGGCGATGCAGCGTGCGTTCGGCGCCTATGAGGATGGCGCCTATCGGGCAAGCGGGCTCTATCCGCGCGAGGAGATGATCGCGCGGTACGAGGCGGCGTCGGGCCGACGCGTCGACCGCCGCACGCTGCGCTTCTACGAGGTGCTGGCGGCGTACAAGACCATCATCATCGTGCTGGCGACCGGGCTGAGATCGGCCCGCGATCACCACAACCATCAGGACGTGCTGCTCACCTGGATCGCGCCGGCGGGGCATATCTTCCACGCCGAGATGTGCGATCTTCTGCGGCAGGAGATTGCCTCGTGA
- a CDS encoding DUF7064 domain-containing protein has product MNRAIGRAVSHVRHPDLASKRLEQEHRFTISPMSSDARQDASRRGCPMRFEDIVSDVPTLADEHDDRHRLSAESHAREAAAFMFALPEKGLAGFLYPWVDNKGLAGSAVCLFGPSLAEPVKERFEEVPVPDSMTFHDWQVSGLTMRLGEPHRSVDLSFQGQRVQIECHYEAMHPPYAFSSHEDGCPSYYADDRTEQHGRLTGTLTIDGTRHEIDTFMQRDHSWGTRIWGLNQHYKWFHATTASAAVHFFEMQSFGRTLLRGYVFKDGRMSEIRSVRYDFVYDDNMHHESIDVVAVDAAGRTTAIASKVFAKFQYDADPMIMLNEGATIVEIEGETGSGWCEFCWNMTYYQFARQHVAQFGK; this is encoded by the coding sequence GAGCAGTCAGCCATGTTCGTCATCCTGATCTCGCATCAAAACGTCTTGAACAAGAACACCGCTTTACGATAAGTCCAATGTCGTCGGACGCGCGGCAGGATGCGTCCCGGAGAGGATGCCCCATGCGCTTTGAGGATATTGTTTCGGACGTCCCGACGCTCGCGGACGAGCATGACGACCGGCACCGGCTGAGCGCCGAATCGCATGCGCGCGAGGCGGCGGCATTCATGTTCGCGCTGCCCGAGAAGGGCTTGGCGGGCTTCCTCTACCCGTGGGTGGACAATAAGGGGCTGGCCGGTTCGGCGGTGTGCCTGTTCGGCCCCTCCCTGGCCGAGCCGGTCAAGGAACGGTTCGAAGAGGTGCCCGTGCCCGATTCGATGACCTTCCACGACTGGCAGGTCAGCGGCCTGACGATGCGGCTCGGCGAACCGCATCGCAGCGTCGATCTGTCGTTTCAGGGCCAGCGCGTCCAGATCGAATGCCATTATGAGGCGATGCACCCTCCTTATGCCTTCAGCTCGCACGAGGATGGCTGCCCGTCTTACTATGCGGACGATCGCACCGAGCAACATGGCCGGCTGACCGGCACGCTGACGATCGACGGAACGCGGCACGAGATCGATACCTTCATGCAGCGCGACCATAGCTGGGGCACGCGCATCTGGGGACTCAATCAGCACTATAAGTGGTTTCACGCGACGACCGCGAGCGCTGCCGTGCATTTCTTCGAGATGCAGTCCTTCGGTCGCACGCTGCTGCGCGGCTACGTGTTCAAGGACGGTCGCATGAGCGAGATCCGCAGCGTCCGCTACGATTTCGTCTATGACGACAACATGCACCACGAATCGATCGACGTCGTGGCAGTGGACGCCGCCGGCCGTACCACCGCGATCGCGAGCAAGGTGTTCGCCAAGTTCCAGTACGATGCCGATCCGATGATCATGCTCAACGAAGGCGCGACCATCGTCGAGATCGAAGGAGAGACCGGCAGCGGCTGGTGCGAATTCTGCTGGAACATGACCTATTACCAGTTCGCCAGGCAGCACGTCGCGCAGTTCGGCAAATGA
- a CDS encoding MaoC family dehydratase produces the protein MAGLYFEQFEIGRVFVHEIRRTVTDMDNMLFSSLTYNPAAIHIDHAYAASTEFGRPLMNSIFTLGLVVGLSVQDTTFGTTVANLGMTDTVFPKPVFSGDTIRSETTVKALRPSKSRPGQGIVTFEHVGLNQHDEVVCRTTRSALMLARPA, from the coding sequence TTGGCAGGACTGTATTTCGAGCAATTCGAGATCGGGCGCGTGTTCGTCCACGAGATCCGCCGCACCGTGACCGACATGGACAACATGCTGTTCTCGTCGCTCACGTACAATCCGGCGGCGATCCATATCGACCACGCCTATGCGGCCTCGACGGAGTTCGGCAGGCCGCTGATGAACTCGATCTTCACGCTCGGCCTGGTGGTCGGCCTGTCGGTGCAGGATACGACGTTCGGCACCACCGTCGCCAATCTCGGGATGACGGATACGGTGTTCCCGAAGCCGGTATTCTCGGGCGACACGATCCGCTCCGAAACCACCGTCAAGGCGCTGCGGCCAAGCAAGTCTCGCCCGGGTCAGGGCATCGTCACCTTCGAGCATGTCGGGCTCAACCAGCATGACGAGGTGGTGTGCCGGACGACGCGATCCGCGCTGATGCTGGCGCGGCCGGCATGA
- a CDS encoding acetyl-CoA acetyltransferase, whose product MATGIKDRVAIIGMGCTAFGEHWDKGPEDLMVDAFAEAIADAGIERSRIEAAWVGNALDDINVGNSALPLAHALRLETIPVSRVENMCATGTEALRAAAYAVAAGAVDIALALGVEKLKDTGYGGLPLRTKGLANDLWMPYGSAPGTFAQLAGAYTARHGVDPADLKRAMAHVSWKSHQNGARNAKAHLQKPVEMDRILNAPMIADPLGLFDCCGVSDGAACAIVTTPEIARSLGRMNPVTIKAIQLSASNGWEMQYGEWDGASVRNTQVAARRAYAEAGIADPRAELSLTEVHDCFSITELVTMEDLGLSDGGRAIFDILDGRYDSEGALPCQIDGGLKCFGHPVGASGLRMAYEVYTQLQDRAGARQRGKVDLGLTHNLGGSPYNSVAAVSILGRLN is encoded by the coding sequence ATGGCCACCGGGATCAAGGATCGCGTCGCGATCATCGGCATGGGCTGCACCGCGTTCGGCGAACATTGGGACAAGGGGCCGGAGGATCTGATGGTCGACGCGTTCGCCGAGGCGATCGCCGACGCCGGCATCGAACGCAGCCGGATCGAAGCGGCGTGGGTGGGCAACGCGCTGGACGACATCAACGTCGGCAACAGCGCGCTGCCGCTGGCGCACGCACTGCGGCTGGAGACGATCCCGGTCTCGCGCGTCGAGAATATGTGCGCGACCGGCACCGAGGCGTTGCGCGCGGCGGCCTATGCGGTGGCGGCGGGGGCCGTCGACATCGCGCTGGCACTCGGCGTCGAGAAGCTCAAGGACACGGGCTATGGCGGCCTGCCGCTGCGCACCAAGGGCCTCGCGAACGATCTGTGGATGCCGTACGGATCGGCGCCCGGCACCTTCGCCCAGTTGGCCGGCGCCTATACCGCGCGACACGGCGTCGACCCTGCCGACCTCAAGCGCGCGATGGCGCATGTTTCATGGAAGAGCCACCAGAACGGCGCCCGCAACGCCAAGGCGCATCTGCAGAAGCCCGTCGAGATGGACAGGATCCTGAACGCGCCGATGATCGCCGATCCGCTCGGCCTGTTCGATTGCTGCGGCGTGTCCGACGGTGCGGCGTGCGCGATCGTGACGACGCCGGAGATCGCGCGTTCGCTCGGTCGCATGAATCCGGTGACGATCAAGGCGATCCAGCTTTCGGCCAGCAATGGCTGGGAGATGCAATATGGCGAATGGGACGGCGCCTCGGTGCGCAACACGCAGGTCGCCGCCAGGCGCGCCTATGCCGAGGCGGGCATCGCCGATCCCCGCGCCGAGCTTTCGCTGACCGAAGTGCACGACTGCTTCTCGATCACCGAACTGGTGACGATGGAGGATCTTGGCCTCTCCGATGGCGGCCGCGCGATCTTCGACATTCTCGATGGCCGGTATGACAGCGAGGGCGCCCTGCCCTGCCAGATAGACGGCGGCCTGAAATGCTTCGGCCACCCGGTCGGCGCATCCGGGTTGCGCATGGCGTATGAAGTCTACACCCAGCTTCAGGATCGTGCCGGCGCCCGCCAGCGGGGCAAGGTCGATCTTGGGCTGACTCACAATCTGGGGGGGTCGCCGTACAACAGCGTGGCCGCCGTCTCGATTCTCGGTCGTCTGAACTAG
- a CDS encoding MarR family winged helix-turn-helix transcriptional regulator, producing the protein MAASRGDVSGNSLWLRSIRGDVVPKDLNTNLRFGFLIHDVSRLRRIVVDRALKPVGITRSQWWVLAFLSRRDGMTQTALAADLDVTKVGMGGLIERMESAGYVERRADPRDGRIRRVYLTSAGAKLVNTIRVNVGEVEDEILSDVSDEAMQTTAETLVTLKRKLLAMSGGDTDDDD; encoded by the coding sequence TTGGCCGCGTCGCGCGGCGACGTTTCGGGTAACAGCCTCTGGCTGCGCTCGATCAGGGGAGATGTCGTGCCCAAGGATCTTAATACCAACCTTCGTTTCGGTTTCCTCATTCACGATGTCTCGCGGCTGCGCCGGATCGTCGTCGATCGCGCGCTCAAGCCCGTCGGCATCACCCGCTCCCAATGGTGGGTGCTTGCCTTCCTGTCGCGCCGCGACGGAATGACCCAGACCGCGCTGGCCGCCGATCTCGACGTCACCAAGGTCGGCATGGGCGGCCTGATCGAGCGCATGGAAAGCGCGGGTTATGTCGAGCGCCGCGCCGATCCGCGCGATGGCCGGATCAGGCGCGTCTACCTCACTTCGGCCGGCGCGAAGCTGGTCAACACGATCCGCGTCAACGTCGGCGAAGTGGAGGACGAGATCCTGTCCGACGTTTCCGACGAGGCGATGCAGACTACCGCCGAAACGCTGGTGACGCTCAAGCGCAAGCTGCTCGCCATGTCGGGCGGCGACACGGACGATGACGATTGA
- a CDS encoding acyl-CoA dehydrogenase family protein, whose amino-acid sequence MIERRIFNEEHDMWRETVRRFVEKEIVPYHAQWEEDGIVPRELWLKAGEAGLLCCTVPEEYGGLGADYLFDVVVFEELWRVGASGPGFLIHTDLVATYIKSFGTEEQKRQWLPRMVKGEAIGSLGMTEPHAGSDLKAVKTRAVRDPNAAPGDNDADFIIDGQKVFISNGQLCDVLVLATKTDSAAGANGVSLFLVDATTPGFNRGQNLEKLGMKAQDTSELFFSDMRVPASAMLGAEGQGFKLMMTKLSQERLAQAIRSATVIEEMIQWTVDYTAERQAFGQSIGDFQNTQFVLADLKARSVMARVFTDRCIELFMAGELDSVDAAMAKMTTAELHCETADKCLQLFGGWGYMWEYPICRAYADARIVKIAGGSIEIMKTIIGRDMFKGKLNPKPKAA is encoded by the coding sequence GTGATCGAACGCCGCATCTTCAACGAAGAACATGATATGTGGCGCGAGACGGTTCGCCGTTTCGTCGAGAAGGAGATCGTGCCCTACCACGCGCAGTGGGAAGAAGACGGCATCGTCCCGCGCGAGCTGTGGCTGAAGGCCGGCGAGGCCGGGCTGCTGTGCTGCACCGTGCCGGAGGAATATGGCGGGCTGGGCGCCGACTATCTGTTCGACGTGGTCGTGTTCGAGGAATTGTGGCGGGTCGGCGCCAGCGGCCCGGGGTTCCTGATCCATACCGATCTCGTCGCGACCTACATCAAGAGCTTCGGCACGGAGGAGCAGAAGCGCCAGTGGCTGCCGCGCATGGTGAAGGGTGAGGCGATCGGCTCGCTAGGCATGACCGAGCCGCACGCCGGCAGCGATCTGAAGGCGGTGAAGACCCGCGCGGTGCGCGATCCCAATGCCGCGCCCGGCGACAACGACGCCGATTTCATCATCGACGGGCAGAAGGTGTTCATCTCGAACGGCCAGCTGTGCGACGTCCTCGTCCTCGCGACGAAGACCGACAGCGCGGCGGGAGCGAATGGCGTGTCCCTGTTCCTGGTGGATGCGACGACACCCGGCTTCAATCGCGGCCAGAACCTCGAGAAGCTGGGCATGAAGGCGCAGGATACGTCGGAGCTGTTCTTCTCGGACATGCGCGTGCCGGCCTCGGCGATGCTTGGGGCCGAGGGTCAGGGTTTCAAGCTGATGATGACCAAGCTGTCGCAGGAGCGGCTGGCGCAGGCGATCCGATCGGCGACCGTCATCGAGGAGATGATCCAGTGGACGGTCGACTATACCGCCGAGCGCCAGGCGTTCGGCCAGTCGATCGGCGACTTCCAGAACACCCAGTTCGTACTGGCGGATCTCAAGGCGCGTTCGGTGATGGCGCGCGTCTTCACCGATCGCTGCATCGAACTGTTCATGGCCGGCGAGCTCGACTCGGTCGATGCCGCGATGGCCAAGATGACGACGGCCGAACTGCACTGCGAAACCGCCGACAAGTGCCTCCAGCTGTTCGGCGGCTGGGGATATATGTGGGAATATCCGATCTGCCGGGCCTATGCCGATGCGCGGATCGTCAAGATCGCGGGTGGCTCGATCGAGATCATGAAGACGATCATCGGCCGCGACATGTTCAAGGGCAAGCTCAACCCCAAGCCCAAGGCGGCTTGA
- a CDS encoding acyl-CoA dehydrogenase family protein has translation MSDSRPLPTQEDLDAIREGVRAVCAPFDDEYWLDRDDTGEFPKDFHRAMADGGWLGITMPEEYGGSGLGVTEAMTMIREVASCGGGFAASSTIHINLFGPHPIVVKGTPDQKARWVPRLVSGEDQCCFGFTEPDAGLNTTRIKTFAEKVPGGYVVHGQKVWTSTAQVANKIMLLTRTTKFEDVSRPTDGITIFYTDLDRSKIDVHLIPKMGRKAVDSNAIFIDGLFIPDEDRIGEEGKGFGYILHSLNPERILIAAAAMGIGSDALRRAANYAKERTVFDRPIGMNQGIQHPLAERWMYLESAWLMVQKAAALYDSGLPCGAEANSAKFLAARACHDAAWQAVATHGGFGYAKEYHVERLYREAALTRLAPITEQLIMSFIAEKVLGLPKSY, from the coding sequence GTGAGCGATTCCCGCCCCCTCCCCACCCAGGAAGACCTCGACGCCATCCGCGAGGGCGTGCGCGCCGTCTGCGCACCGTTCGACGACGAATATTGGCTCGACCGCGACGATACCGGAGAGTTCCCGAAGGACTTTCATCGCGCGATGGCCGACGGTGGCTGGCTCGGCATCACCATGCCCGAGGAATATGGCGGCTCGGGCCTTGGCGTCACCGAGGCGATGACGATGATACGCGAGGTGGCGTCGTGCGGCGGCGGCTTCGCCGCCTCGTCCACCATCCATATCAATCTGTTCGGCCCGCACCCCATCGTCGTGAAGGGCACGCCCGATCAGAAGGCGCGCTGGGTGCCGCGGCTGGTTTCGGGAGAGGACCAGTGCTGCTTCGGCTTCACCGAGCCCGATGCCGGCCTCAACACGACGCGGATCAAGACCTTCGCGGAGAAGGTGCCCGGCGGCTATGTCGTCCATGGCCAGAAGGTCTGGACCTCGACCGCGCAGGTCGCCAACAAGATCATGCTGCTGACCCGGACGACCAAGTTCGAGGATGTGAGCCGGCCGACCGACGGCATCACCATCTTCTACACCGATCTCGATCGCAGCAAGATCGACGTGCACCTGATACCGAAGATGGGCCGCAAGGCCGTCGACTCGAACGCGATCTTCATCGACGGCCTGTTCATCCCCGACGAGGACCGGATCGGCGAGGAGGGCAAGGGTTTCGGCTACATCCTCCACAGCCTCAATCCCGAGCGTATCCTCATCGCGGCGGCGGCGATGGGCATCGGATCGGACGCCCTGCGCCGCGCAGCCAACTACGCCAAGGAACGCACCGTCTTCGATCGGCCGATCGGCATGAACCAGGGTATCCAGCATCCGCTCGCCGAGCGGTGGATGTATCTGGAAAGCGCGTGGCTGATGGTCCAGAAGGCGGCCGCGCTTTACGATAGCGGGCTTCCGTGCGGCGCCGAGGCCAACAGCGCCAAGTTCCTCGCCGCGCGCGCCTGCCACGATGCGGCCTGGCAGGCGGTGGCGACGCATGGCGGCTTCGGCTACGCCAAGGAATATCATGTCGAGCGCCTGTACCGCGAAGCCGCGCTGACCCGGCTGGCGCCGATCACCGAACAGCTCATCATGAGCTTCATCGCCGAGAAGGTCCTCGGCCTGCCCAAGAGCTATTGA
- a CDS encoding SDR family oxidoreductase, translating to MLAGKSVLVTGGGSGLGKEIARALVAKGAVVHICGRRASVLEAAAAEIGGAVHWHVCDIRDADQVDQLMDAIWAVGPLTCLVNNAAANFIAPTKDLSPRGFRAVTSTVMDGSFHVTLAAGKRWIAEGIAGSVVSNLVTWVWTGSAFVVPSAMAKTALHAMTMSLAVEWGRYGIRLNATAPGPFPTESAWEKLSPIPGAKSSATSDDTVPLGRFGEMAELQNLIVFLLSDGCRYLTGQTIAIDGGQHLAGPGTFADLTSMTDTQWNDARDAIRRSTERDKAERAAPANEGTVR from the coding sequence GTGCTGGCCGGCAAGTCGGTCCTGGTGACAGGCGGCGGTTCCGGGCTCGGCAAGGAGATCGCCAGGGCGCTCGTCGCCAAGGGCGCGGTCGTGCATATCTGCGGGCGCCGGGCGAGCGTGCTCGAAGCGGCCGCGGCGGAGATCGGGGGCGCGGTGCACTGGCACGTCTGCGATATACGCGATGCCGACCAGGTCGACCAGTTGATGGACGCCATCTGGGCGGTGGGCCCGTTGACCTGCCTCGTCAACAACGCCGCGGCGAACTTCATCGCGCCGACCAAGGACCTGAGCCCACGCGGATTTCGCGCGGTGACGTCGACCGTGATGGACGGCAGCTTCCACGTCACGCTCGCCGCCGGCAAGCGCTGGATCGCCGAGGGCATCGCCGGATCGGTCGTCAGCAATCTGGTGACATGGGTATGGACGGGATCGGCCTTCGTCGTGCCCTCCGCGATGGCGAAGACCGCGCTTCATGCCATGACGATGTCGCTTGCGGTGGAGTGGGGACGCTACGGCATCCGGCTCAACGCCACCGCTCCAGGGCCGTTTCCGACCGAGAGCGCCTGGGAGAAGCTCAGTCCCATTCCCGGCGCGAAATCGAGCGCGACGAGCGACGATACCGTTCCGCTCGGCCGGTTCGGGGAAATGGCCGAGCTGCAGAACCTGATCGTCTTCCTGCTGTCCGACGGTTGCAGATACCTGACCGGCCAGACGATCGCGATCGACGGCGGGCAGCATCTCGCCGGCCCCGGCACGTTCGCCGACCTCACGAGCATGACCGACACCCAGTGGAACGATGCGCGTGACGCCATCCGCCGCTCGACCGAACGGGACAAGGCCGAGCGCGCCGCCCCTGCCAACGAAGGAACAGTCCGGTGA